The Micromonospora krabiensis genome window below encodes:
- a CDS encoding serine/threonine-protein kinase, whose amino-acid sequence MTDTPSGGLPVPIVPGLTDLRVFARGGYATVYQATQISVGREVAVKVENRTLDNERDQARFLREARAAGRMSSHPHVVDLFDVGVTVDQHPYLIMELCDGSYAERMRNSPLGAAEARDLGIKIADALAHSHAAGVLHRDVKPANILYSHFNSAVLADFGLAVLAEVRDASVTLEVLTPAYAPPEMFSHSPPSPAVDVYALCATLYAVMHGRPPRWQSERNPSLVTVLEMFNQPIPGLPGVPDELVDVLRAGMANDPGDRPSAVELLGMLSALPIEPTTAPVGGAPIGGAPIGGGPTGSGGPYATGHAVRPAPRTPTDDAHPTLPGPTRGGGSRWWRRRWFLGGAGVLALAGAATAGAWVADGSPTPGPSPSASQAAAGTAGGMLPGCTTESGATAVLPGGARCLPELECFGPVRVRGTRAEAARVSCDGRHTWETYAEGLLPVSLVGAGYDEVSAAPAVQQVCGVDTFRLTTGIDAPTGWRLEVLPPVEGNVDRTFRCLAGRGVDALTGPTLTGR is encoded by the coding sequence GTGACCGACACTCCGTCCGGCGGCCTGCCGGTCCCCATCGTGCCCGGTCTAACCGATTTGCGGGTGTTTGCCCGGGGTGGCTACGCGACCGTCTACCAGGCGACCCAGATCTCGGTGGGCCGCGAGGTCGCGGTCAAGGTGGAGAACCGCACGCTGGACAATGAGCGCGACCAGGCCCGGTTCCTGCGCGAGGCGCGGGCGGCGGGCCGCATGTCGTCCCACCCGCACGTGGTCGACCTGTTCGACGTCGGGGTGACGGTCGACCAGCACCCCTACCTGATCATGGAGCTCTGCGACGGGTCGTACGCGGAGCGGATGCGGAATTCCCCGCTCGGCGCGGCGGAGGCCCGCGACCTCGGCATCAAGATCGCTGACGCGCTGGCCCACTCGCACGCGGCCGGTGTGCTCCACCGGGACGTCAAGCCGGCCAACATCCTTTACTCGCACTTCAACTCGGCGGTGCTCGCCGACTTCGGGCTCGCCGTGCTGGCCGAGGTGCGCGACGCCTCGGTCACCCTCGAGGTGCTGACGCCGGCCTACGCGCCGCCCGAGATGTTCAGCCACAGCCCGCCGTCGCCCGCGGTCGACGTCTACGCCCTCTGCGCCACGCTCTACGCCGTCATGCACGGCCGGCCGCCGCGCTGGCAGTCCGAGCGCAACCCGAGCCTCGTGACGGTGCTGGAGATGTTCAACCAGCCCATCCCCGGGCTGCCCGGCGTGCCCGACGAGCTGGTCGACGTGCTGCGCGCGGGGATGGCCAACGACCCGGGTGACCGGCCCTCCGCCGTCGAACTGCTCGGGATGCTCTCCGCGTTGCCGATCGAGCCGACCACCGCACCGGTCGGCGGGGCGCCGATCGGCGGTGCCCCGATCGGCGGCGGCCCCACCGGCTCCGGCGGCCCGTACGCCACCGGCCACGCCGTCCGGCCGGCGCCCCGCACCCCGACGGACGACGCGCACCCCACCCTGCCCGGCCCGACCCGGGGCGGCGGTAGCCGGTGGTGGCGTCGGCGCTGGTTCCTCGGCGGCGCCGGGGTGCTCGCGCTGGCCGGAGCGGCCACCGCCGGAGCGTGGGTGGCCGACGGCAGCCCGACGCCCGGCCCGTCACCGTCGGCGAGTCAGGCGGCCGCCGGCACCGCCGGCGGGATGCTGCCCGGCTGCACCACCGAGTCCGGCGCGACCGCCGTCCTGCCGGGCGGCGCCCGGTGCCTCCCCGAGCTGGAGTGCTTCGGGCCGGTACGGGTGCGTGGCACGCGCGCGGAAGCCGCCCGGGTCTCCTGCGACGGCCGGCACACCTGGGAGACCTACGCCGAAGGTCTGTTGCCGGTCTCCCTGGTCGGCGCCGGCTACGACGAGGTGAGTGCCGCGCCCGCCGTCCAGCAGGTGTGCGGCGTCGACACCTTCCGGCTGACCACCGGCATCGACGCCCCGACGGGCTGGCGCCTGGAGGTGCTGCCACCGGTCGAGGGCAACGTCGACCGGACGTTCCGCTGCCTGGCCGGGCGGGGGGTCGACGCGCTGACCGGGCCCACCCTCACCGGTCGCTGA
- a CDS encoding adenylate/guanylate cyclase domain-containing protein: MTCPVCGTVAVPGARFCHNCGAALPAAAMLPAAERRVVTVLFGDLSDFTSWSEDLDPERVGAVTDRVLAALAGAVKTFGGHVDKLTGDGIMAVFGAPVAHEDDAERAVRAALSMQRAVRRVLDDERGGGAPLGLRVGLNTGDVIAGIQAAIEYTVIGDTVNTAARLADAAAVGAVYAGARTSAATRHVASWRALRPLRLKGKREPVEAYELLGLLDAPGTRSGLGDEAPFVGRETEIGRVAGRLAEVIDRGEPRVLLMTAEAGIGKSRFAAEVERLAAGYDVGAGRYAAHTGARVLSVRCAAFGERRRLAPLADLVRAAVGLPHDPSTALTRPAVEERLRRLGQRLARGGSEQVPIATDQLLALLGYAELPAHGGTDNGEWSGTGAPPADAEAVPNAVADLLSALAVEAPLVMIVDDLHDATAETIRALGTTLSRLTGPVLVLLLGRPELVRTAGTLTRVADAEVHALPPLRGADASRLLTSYLGGGRLPQTDGDRLLATAQGNPFYLAELVTLLMERGALTAGPGRGVDVGWRLAPGSLGSRLLSRDLAAVLAARIDALPPDARSVLRDAAVVGDTVPTGALEALREQRTGSAVRPAAVAAVELERAVDELLQRRMLHRTRTGYAFATPLMREAAYAGVSKAELADRHAALARWAAPEPAEGDPAPTTTGGFTEADRDDFVAEHVERAAALADAMNLRPDAPARAVVPLGVAALGRAARRSLTAGEPALAVDYAERAAELTPDGVPAADQVVHARALLQVGRVTDALAFAEKIAANAGDESTRASALLLAGQAHQTTGDQTRAVAAWQEALQVSTAGDLPTLGATAMRRLGMADFVAGRLSQASSRLAGAYQISLAAQDRRGQAWSLQNLAWVTTTRGDFAGTDAVLGRAARLFAESKDPYGRAWLRGTTAFARLLAGRLGEACRLARVFLPFGERVGEAWAVGTLRAVEAFAAAELGDLADADREARRAYREFAAASDDWGRGFALVVRAVVARGLGEPEHAADLLADATTYVCRTAHPLLTGMAGTLRGFVALDLGDVATAEREARAVLTAVEPHNPQAPVQVAPRVLLATARLAAGDSATAVGLLAPVATAAANTSSLLFSRRQTWARYASALLAHGQRDQALDWARRAMSAPAEDVRSQVIAASVLAEALAACGHPDEALASAEEAVRLAYATEQRSERYAAEALRNRLANA; encoded by the coding sequence GTGACCTGCCCGGTGTGTGGAACCGTCGCCGTCCCCGGCGCCCGGTTCTGCCACAACTGTGGTGCCGCCCTGCCGGCCGCGGCGATGCTGCCGGCCGCCGAACGCCGTGTGGTGACGGTGCTCTTCGGCGACCTCTCCGACTTCACCTCCTGGTCGGAGGACCTGGACCCCGAGCGGGTCGGCGCGGTCACCGACCGGGTGCTCGCCGCCCTCGCCGGCGCGGTGAAGACGTTCGGGGGCCACGTCGACAAGCTGACCGGCGACGGGATCATGGCGGTCTTCGGCGCCCCCGTGGCGCACGAGGACGACGCCGAGCGGGCGGTGCGCGCCGCGCTCTCCATGCAGCGGGCGGTGCGCCGGGTGCTCGACGACGAGCGCGGCGGCGGCGCGCCCCTCGGCCTGCGGGTCGGGCTCAACACCGGCGACGTGATCGCCGGCATCCAGGCCGCGATCGAGTACACGGTCATCGGCGACACGGTGAACACCGCCGCCCGGTTGGCCGACGCCGCCGCCGTCGGCGCCGTCTACGCCGGGGCCCGGACCTCCGCCGCGACCCGGCACGTCGCCTCCTGGCGGGCGCTGCGGCCGCTGCGGCTCAAGGGCAAGCGTGAGCCGGTCGAGGCGTACGAACTGCTCGGTCTCCTGGACGCGCCGGGCACCCGGTCCGGTCTCGGTGACGAGGCGCCCTTCGTGGGCCGGGAGACCGAGATCGGGCGGGTCGCCGGTCGACTCGCCGAGGTCATCGACCGGGGTGAGCCGCGGGTGCTGCTGATGACCGCCGAGGCGGGCATCGGCAAGAGTCGCTTCGCCGCCGAGGTGGAGCGTCTCGCCGCCGGTTACGACGTCGGCGCCGGTCGGTACGCGGCGCACACCGGCGCCCGGGTGCTCTCGGTGCGCTGCGCCGCGTTCGGCGAGCGTCGCCGGCTCGCCCCGCTGGCCGACCTGGTCCGGGCCGCGGTCGGCCTGCCCCACGACCCCTCCACCGCGCTCACCCGCCCGGCCGTGGAGGAGCGGCTGCGCCGGCTCGGCCAGCGGCTCGCCCGCGGTGGGAGCGAGCAGGTGCCGATCGCCACCGACCAGCTCCTCGCCCTGCTCGGCTACGCCGAGCTGCCCGCGCACGGCGGCACCGACAACGGCGAGTGGAGCGGCACCGGCGCCCCGCCGGCCGACGCCGAGGCGGTGCCCAACGCGGTCGCCGACCTGCTCAGCGCGCTCGCCGTGGAGGCGCCGCTGGTCATGATCGTCGACGACCTGCACGACGCGACCGCGGAGACCATCCGTGCGCTCGGGACCACCCTGTCGCGGCTCACCGGCCCGGTGCTGGTCCTGCTGCTCGGCCGCCCCGAGCTGGTCCGGACGGCCGGCACCCTGACCCGCGTCGCCGACGCCGAGGTGCACGCGCTGCCGCCGCTGCGCGGCGCCGACGCGTCCCGGCTGCTGACCAGTTACCTGGGCGGTGGGCGGCTGCCCCAGACCGACGGCGACCGGCTGCTCGCCACCGCCCAGGGCAACCCGTTCTACCTGGCCGAGCTGGTCACCCTGCTGATGGAGCGCGGGGCGCTGACCGCCGGGCCGGGTCGCGGCGTCGACGTCGGCTGGCGGCTCGCCCCGGGCTCCCTGGGCAGCCGGCTGCTCTCGCGGGACCTCGCCGCCGTCCTCGCGGCCCGCATCGACGCGCTGCCGCCGGACGCCCGGTCCGTGCTGCGCGACGCCGCCGTGGTGGGCGACACCGTGCCGACGGGTGCGCTGGAGGCGCTGCGGGAACAGCGGACCGGGTCGGCGGTCCGGCCGGCGGCGGTGGCCGCGGTCGAGCTGGAGCGGGCCGTCGACGAGCTGCTGCAACGGCGCATGCTGCACCGCACCCGCACCGGTTACGCCTTCGCCACCCCGCTGATGCGGGAGGCCGCGTACGCCGGGGTCAGCAAGGCCGAGCTGGCCGACCGCCACGCGGCGCTGGCCCGCTGGGCCGCGCCGGAGCCGGCGGAGGGCGACCCGGCGCCCACCACGACCGGTGGGTTCACCGAGGCCGACCGGGACGACTTCGTCGCCGAGCACGTCGAGCGGGCCGCCGCGCTCGCCGACGCGATGAACCTGCGCCCGGACGCGCCCGCCCGCGCCGTGGTCCCGCTTGGCGTCGCCGCGCTCGGCCGGGCCGCCCGCCGGTCCCTCACGGCGGGTGAGCCGGCGCTCGCCGTCGACTACGCCGAACGCGCCGCCGAGCTGACGCCCGACGGCGTGCCCGCCGCCGACCAGGTGGTGCACGCCCGGGCCCTGCTCCAGGTCGGCCGGGTGACCGACGCCCTCGCGTTCGCGGAGAAGATCGCCGCCAACGCGGGCGACGAGTCCACCCGGGCGAGCGCCCTGCTGCTGGCCGGGCAGGCACACCAGACGACGGGCGACCAGACCCGCGCGGTGGCCGCCTGGCAGGAGGCGTTGCAGGTGTCGACCGCCGGCGACCTGCCCACGCTGGGCGCCACGGCGATGCGCCGGCTCGGCATGGCCGACTTCGTGGCCGGGCGGCTGAGTCAGGCCAGCAGCCGGCTCGCGGGCGCCTACCAGATCAGCCTCGCCGCACAGGACCGTCGCGGTCAGGCGTGGTCGTTGCAGAACCTGGCGTGGGTGACCACCACCCGGGGGGACTTCGCCGGCACCGACGCGGTGCTCGGCCGGGCCGCGCGGCTCTTCGCCGAGTCGAAGGACCCGTACGGGCGGGCCTGGCTGCGCGGCACCACGGCGTTCGCCCGGCTGCTCGCCGGTCGGTTGGGCGAGGCGTGCCGGCTGGCGCGCGTCTTCCTGCCCTTCGGTGAGCGGGTCGGTGAGGCGTGGGCGGTGGGCACGCTGCGCGCGGTCGAGGCGTTCGCCGCCGCCGAGCTGGGCGACCTGGCCGACGCCGACCGGGAGGCGCGCCGCGCGTACCGGGAGTTCGCCGCCGCGTCCGACGACTGGGGACGCGGCTTCGCGCTGGTGGTGCGGGCCGTCGTCGCGCGAGGGCTGGGCGAGCCGGAGCACGCCGCCGACCTGCTGGCCGACGCGACGACGTACGTGTGCCGCACCGCCCACCCGCTGCTGACCGGGATGGCCGGCACGTTGCGCGGTTTCGTGGCGCTGGACCTGGGCGACGTGGCCACCGCCGAGCGGGAGGCCCGGGCGGTGCTCACCGCGGTCGAGCCGCACAACCCGCAGGCACCGGTCCAGGTGGCACCCCGCGTGCTGCTGGCCACCGCCCGGCTGGCGGCCGGTGACTCGGCGACCGCGGTGGGGCTGCTCGCCCCGGTGGCGACGGCCGCGGCGAACACCTCCTCGCTGCTCTTCTCCCGCCGCCAGACCTGGGCCCGGTACGCGTCGGCGCTGCTCGCCCACGGTCAGCGCGACCAGGCGCTGGACTGGGCCCGGCGGGCGATGAGCGCCCCGGCGGAGGACGTGCGCAGTCAGGTGATCGCGGCCAGCGTGCTGGCCGAGGCGCTCGCCGCGTGCGGGCACCCGGACGAGGCGCTGGCCAGCGCGGAGGAGGCGGTCCGGCTGGCGTACGCGACCGAGCAGCGCAGCGAGCGGTACGCGGCGGAGGCCCTGCGCAACCGGCTCGCCAACGCCTGA
- a CDS encoding RidA family protein — MSNGPHAKLAELGHELPEVVPPVASYVPAVQSGQHVYVSGQLPVAEGKLLATGKVGAGVSAEQAKDLAQRCALNALAAVDSLVGLENVVKIVKLTGFVASAPGFTGQPAVINGASDLLGAVFGEAGRHARSAVGVAELPLDAPVEIEVIVEVG, encoded by the coding sequence ATGAGCAACGGTCCGCACGCGAAGCTCGCCGAGCTGGGTCACGAGCTGCCCGAGGTGGTGCCTCCGGTGGCCAGCTACGTCCCGGCGGTGCAGTCCGGCCAGCACGTCTACGTCTCCGGGCAGCTCCCGGTGGCCGAGGGCAAGCTGCTCGCCACCGGCAAGGTCGGCGCCGGCGTCTCCGCCGAGCAGGCCAAGGACCTCGCCCAGCGCTGCGCGCTCAACGCGCTCGCCGCGGTCGACTCGCTGGTCGGCCTGGAGAACGTGGTGAAGATCGTCAAGCTGACCGGCTTCGTGGCGTCCGCCCCCGGCTTCACCGGTCAGCCCGCCGTGATCAACGGCGCCTCCGACCTGTTGGGCGCGGTCTTCGGGGAGGCCGGCCGGCACGCGCGCAGCGCCGTCGGCGTGGCCGAGCTGCCGCTGGACGCCCCGGTCGAGATCGAGGTCATCGTCGAGGTCGGCTGA
- a CDS encoding MBL fold metallo-hydrolase: MTGHVTAPAAALADQLPAWVTLLRAPNPGPMTLDGTNTWLLRAPGAEHAIVVDPGPADEAHLAAIAAHGPIGLVLITHGHPDHTEGAPRLATLLGGVPVLAVDPAHTVGGRPLATDPLPEVPGLAVRLVPTPGHTADSVCFLVERGDERVVFTGDTILGRGTTVVAHPDGHLGDYLTSLELLSTYRGIPALPGHGPALADCGAAADFYLAHRRARLDQVRAAVAAGAGTPAEVVAAVYADVDRSLWWAAEWSVRAQLEYLGVEIRESAPGGTELEQP, encoded by the coding sequence ATGACGGGGCACGTGACCGCGCCGGCGGCGGCGCTCGCCGACCAGCTGCCGGCCTGGGTGACGCTGCTGCGCGCGCCGAACCCGGGCCCGATGACCCTCGACGGCACCAACACCTGGCTGCTCCGCGCTCCCGGCGCGGAGCACGCGATCGTCGTCGACCCGGGTCCGGCGGACGAGGCGCACCTGGCCGCGATCGCCGCCCACGGGCCGATCGGCCTGGTGTTGATCACCCACGGCCACCCGGACCACACCGAGGGCGCCCCCCGCCTCGCGACGCTGCTCGGCGGGGTGCCGGTGCTCGCCGTCGACCCCGCGCACACCGTCGGCGGTCGACCACTGGCCACGGACCCGCTGCCGGAGGTGCCCGGGCTCGCGGTCCGACTCGTCCCCACTCCGGGCCACACCGCCGACTCGGTCTGCTTCCTCGTGGAGCGCGGCGACGAGCGGGTGGTGTTCACCGGCGACACGATCCTCGGGCGTGGCACGACCGTCGTCGCCCACCCGGACGGGCATCTCGGCGACTACCTGACCAGCCTGGAGCTGCTCTCCACGTACCGCGGGATCCCGGCGCTGCCCGGCCACGGCCCGGCGCTGGCCGACTGCGGGGCGGCGGCCGACTTCTACCTGGCCCACCGGCGTGCCCGGCTGGACCAGGTCCGGGCCGCCGTGGCGGCCGGCGCAGGCACCCCGGCCGAGGTCGTCGCGGCGGTCTACGCCGACGTGGACCGGTCGCTGTGGTGGGCGGCCGAATGGTCGGTCCGCGCGCAACTGGAGTACCTCGGAGTGGAGATTCGGGAATCCGCCCCCGGGGGTACGGAGTTGGAGCAGCCGTGA